One window of Vibrio sinaloensis genomic DNA carries:
- the ihfB gene encoding integration host factor subunit beta has product MTKSELIERLCAEQTHLSAKEIEDAVKDILEHMASTLENGDRIEIRGFGSFSLHYREPRVGRNPKTGEKVELEGKFVPHFKPGKELRERVNIG; this is encoded by the coding sequence ATGACTAAGTCTGAATTGATCGAAAGACTCTGTGCTGAACAGACGCACCTTTCTGCAAAAGAGATAGAAGATGCTGTAAAAGATATTTTAGAGCACATGGCGTCAACGTTAGAGAATGGCGACAGAATCGAGATTCGTGGTTTCGGTAGTTTCTCTTTACACTATCGCGAGCCTCGCGTTGGTCGTAATCCTAAGACAGGCGAAAAGGTGGAACTTGAAGGTAAATTTGTTCCTCACTTCAAGCCTGGCAAAGAATTGCGTGAGCGCGTTAATATCGGTTAA
- a CDS encoding LapA family protein, whose amino-acid sequence MKIIKIILVLALFLVALALGSQNQAVVTFNYLLAQGDFHLSTLLGGVFIAGFAVAWLVFGSLHLKSQLQVRKLKRQINKLSPSTSTPTQGKA is encoded by the coding sequence ATGAAAATTATAAAAATCATTCTCGTACTGGCCCTATTTTTGGTTGCTCTAGCATTAGGCTCTCAAAACCAAGCTGTAGTGACATTTAACTACTTGCTGGCTCAGGGCGACTTCCATTTGTCGACATTGCTTGGCGGTGTGTTTATTGCCGGTTTCGCAGTAGCATGGCTTGTGTTTGGTAGTTTACATCTGAAGTCCCAACTTCAAGTTCGCAAACTCAAGCGACAAATCAATAAGCTCTCTCCCTCAACAAGTACACCAACTCAAGGTAAAGCTTAA
- the lapB gene encoding lipopolysaccharide assembly protein LapB produces MLEILFLLLPIAAAYGWYMGNRSAQQDKQKQSHQISRQYVTGLNLLLSDQSDKAVDHFIELLQVDNETIDTHLALGNLFRSRGEVDRAIRIHQNLISRSGLTIDQKNIALQQLAKDYMASGFLDRAERIFEQLIEEPDHKEAALQQLVAIYQQTREWSKAIHYANLLVKMGRKRMRASIAHFWCELAMQEKADDNDTLAIQHFKRALEEDPKCVRASIALGKLYLEAEDYQNTIKYLEQVLDQDSDFVSEVLPTLAECYHHLGQEDELLNFLRQCIVSKAGVSAELMLAQLVAKHDGVGAAQELLTRQLVKNPTMKGFYRLMDYHLAEAEEGRAKASLGTLQKLVGEQLKVKPHYRCRKCGFSTHAMYWHCPSCKGWGTIKPIRGLDGE; encoded by the coding sequence ATGTTAGAAATTCTCTTCTTGTTGTTGCCAATTGCCGCTGCATACGGCTGGTATATGGGTAATCGAAGTGCCCAGCAAGACAAGCAGAAGCAGTCCCATCAGATCTCTCGACAATACGTAACGGGGTTAAACTTACTATTGTCTGATCAATCTGACAAAGCCGTTGATCACTTCATCGAGCTGTTGCAGGTAGACAACGAAACCATCGATACTCATCTAGCGCTCGGTAACCTATTCCGTTCACGAGGAGAAGTTGATCGCGCTATTCGCATTCACCAAAATCTAATCTCTCGCTCCGGTTTGACTATCGATCAGAAGAATATTGCTTTGCAACAACTGGCCAAAGATTACATGGCGTCAGGATTTTTAGATCGCGCAGAGCGAATTTTTGAACAACTAATCGAAGAGCCCGATCATAAAGAAGCGGCTTTACAACAGCTGGTTGCTATCTATCAGCAGACTCGTGAATGGAGTAAAGCCATTCACTATGCCAATCTATTGGTTAAGATGGGCCGTAAGCGAATGCGCGCGAGTATCGCTCACTTCTGGTGTGAATTGGCGATGCAAGAAAAGGCAGACGACAACGACACGCTAGCAATACAGCACTTCAAGCGAGCACTAGAAGAGGACCCTAAATGTGTTCGCGCTAGCATCGCCCTTGGAAAACTGTATCTTGAGGCGGAAGATTATCAAAATACCATCAAGTATTTGGAGCAAGTTCTTGATCAAGATAGTGACTTTGTCAGTGAAGTGCTACCCACATTAGCCGAGTGCTACCACCATCTTGGTCAAGAAGATGAACTGCTCAATTTCTTACGTCAATGTATCGTCAGTAAAGCCGGCGTATCGGCAGAGCTGATGCTTGCCCAGTTGGTCGCTAAACACGATGGAGTAGGGGCGGCTCAGGAACTGCTCACACGTCAGTTGGTGAAGAACCCGACGATGAAAGGTTTTTATCGTTTGATGGATTATCATCTTGCAGAGGCAGAAGAAGGGCGAGCGAAAGCGAGTCTAGGAACACTGCAGAAGTTAGTCGGAGAACAGCTTAAAGTAAAACCGCATTATCGATGCCGAAAATGCGGGTTTTCAACGCACGCTATGTATTGGCACTGTCCATCATGTAAGGGATGGGGAACGATTAAGCCGATACGTGGGCTAGATGGTGAATAA
- the pyrF gene encoding orotidine-5'-phosphate decarboxylase — MIDQKVIVALDYDNQADALAFVDKIDPSSCRLKVGKEMFTLFGPDFVKQLHQRGFSVFLDLKFHDIPNTCSKAVRAAAELGVWMVNVHASGGERMMSASREILEPYGKDRPLLIGVTVLTSMEQSDLAGIGLDIAPQEQVIRLASLTKNSGLDGVVCSAQEASMLKNELGKQFKLVTPGIRPAGAAVGDQKRIMTPVDAIQAGSDYLVIGRPITQADDPSSVLAQINATLNV, encoded by the coding sequence ATGATCGACCAAAAAGTAATTGTTGCCCTTGATTATGATAACCAAGCCGACGCACTCGCTTTTGTGGACAAAATCGACCCAAGCTCTTGTCGGTTGAAAGTTGGCAAAGAGATGTTCACCTTATTTGGTCCTGATTTCGTCAAGCAGTTACACCAGCGTGGTTTTTCGGTGTTTTTAGACCTTAAGTTTCACGATATTCCGAATACTTGTTCCAAAGCGGTTCGAGCGGCCGCGGAACTTGGCGTATGGATGGTGAATGTACACGCCAGTGGTGGCGAGCGCATGATGAGTGCATCTCGCGAAATTCTAGAGCCTTATGGAAAGGATCGCCCTCTGCTAATTGGGGTTACGGTGTTAACCAGCATGGAGCAAAGTGACTTGGCAGGGATCGGACTGGATATCGCCCCACAAGAGCAAGTGATTCGTCTCGCGAGTCTTACTAAAAACTCAGGCCTAGATGGCGTTGTGTGCTCTGCTCAAGAAGCTTCGATGCTGAAGAACGAGCTTGGCAAACAATTCAAACTTGTTACACCAGGTATTCGCCCAGCAGGCGCTGCGGTAGGTGACCAAAAGCGTATAATGACACCAGTTGATGCCATCCAGGCGGGCTCTGACTATTTGGTTATCGGTCGTCCTATCACGCAAGCTGACGATCCTTCATCTGTGTTGGCGCAAATTAATGCCACTTTGAACGTATAG